In one Candidatus Nealsonbacteria bacterium genomic region, the following are encoded:
- a CDS encoding methyltransferase domain-containing protein, giving the protein MQKLVENIIKKRTEKIVDYFENFINQGEKVLDIGAGGGWIAKEIKKRKNVNITLLDITDFNRTSLKLVLYDGKKIPFPDNNFDISLLIFTLHHCSEPLKILEEAKRVTRQKLFVIEDIPTSWLNKVFLYIWDIITNLPSLVKPPGENIFFNFKTIPEWQKIFKDFQLKLISQKMFQSNKLIHHGLFVVRK; this is encoded by the coding sequence ATGCAAAAATTAGTTGAGAATATTATTAAAAAAAGGACAGAAAAAATAGTTGATTATTTTGAGAATTTCATTAATCAAGGAGAAAAAGTTTTAGATATTGGAGCAGGTGGCGGTTGGATTGCAAAAGAAATCAAAAAAAGAAAAAACGTTAATATTACTCTTTTAGATATAACTGATTTTAATCGGACCTCCTTAAAACTTGTTCTTTATGATGGGAAAAAAATACCCTTTCCAGATAACAATTTCGATATTTCGCTTTTAATTTTTACCCTTCATCATTGTTCTGAGCCATTAAAGATTTTAGAAGAAGCAAAAAGAGTTACCAGACAGAAGCTATTTGTTATTGAGGATATTCCTACCTCTTGGCTTAATAAGGTTTTTCTCTATATCTGGGATATTATTACTAATTTACCGAGTTTAGTGAAACCGCCCGGGGAAAATATTTTTTTTAATTTTAAGACAATTCCTGAGTGGCAGAAGATATTCAAAGATTTTCAATTAAAACTAATTTCTCAGAAGATGTTTCAATCAAATAAATTAATTCACCACGGATTATTTGTAGTTCGGAAATAA
- a CDS encoding glycosyltransferase: MLSVIIPTLNEERYLPLLLKRIKEQNFKDYEIIVADADSDDKTVKIAEEFGCKIVKGGSPAKGRNEGAKIAKGDLFLFIDADNKILSNNFLEKLVKEFEGRNLGVASFPIYPNGGKFDKFIYWFYNLWVKLTQFFLAHATSAVLVKRVIHQKIGGFDEEIKMGEDHEYARRAGKCGRFGFLEIEPILTSSRRLENEGRIKIYLKYVLAGIYMIFFGPIKSDIFKYRFVNSLKNNR, translated from the coding sequence ATGCTCAGTGTCATTATTCCTACCTTAAATGAAGAAAGGTATCTTCCTCTTTTGCTGAAGAGAATTAAAGAGCAAAATTTTAAAGATTACGAAATAATTGTTGCAGATGCAGACTCTGATGATAAAACAGTAAAGATAGCTGAAGAATTTGGCTGTAAAATTGTAAAAGGTGGTTCGCCAGCTAAAGGAAGGAATGAGGGAGCAAAGATTGCCAAAGGGGATTTGTTTTTGTTTATTGATGCAGACAATAAAATCTTATCTAATAATTTTTTAGAGAAACTTGTCAAAGAATTTGAAGGGAGAAATTTAGGAGTGGCTTCTTTTCCAATTTATCCCAATGGGGGCAAGTTTGATAAATTTATCTATTGGTTTTATAACTTATGGGTGAAGCTAACTCAATTTTTTTTAGCCCATGCTACCAGTGCTGTTTTAGTCAAAAGAGTAATTCACCAAAAAATTGGCGGCTTTGATGAAGAAATAAAAATGGGTGAAGACCATGAATATGCCAGAAGAGCAGGGAAATGTGGAAGATTCGGCTTTCTCGAAATAGAACCCATTTTAACCTCTTCTCGGAGATTGGAGAACGAAGGAAGAATAAAGATATATTTAAAATATGTTTTAGCCGGGATTTATATGATATTTTTTGGACCGATAAAATCAGATATTTTTAAATACCGGTTTGTCAATTCATTAAAAAATAATAGATAA
- a CDS encoding ComEC family competence protein: MTKSKILLFFCLSFIGGIFLNSFIFISQIYFLGLLILGLFLIPFLLFFKKKGLMLIVLCLLFFILGAWRHQAFSLKAKNNEFKNYIEKKEILTLTGIIDSQPSLGEKTTKLRFQPQNVTGKVLITKWRYPKYKYGDKVKITGILEEPQVFETFNYKEYLAKDGIYAVMYFPKIELIGEDFGNPVMKTIFSLKDKLKESVNKTIPSPQAGLLEALLFGDEENIPEHWKEKFNLTGTRHIAAVSGMNITIISSLILGFLLFLGLWRNQAFYLSIVLILLYVLSIGAPASAIRAAIMGILFLTAQHFGRVSSGQRIIVFSAAVMLFFNPLLLKSDIGFQLSFLAILGLIYLQSVFLGFFKKIPNFFQLRYSLASTFSAQFFTLPVLIYNFGQIPLIGPLSNIFIIPLLPLITILGFIIAFLGGFFTLLAKAISFLVWPLLTYILKVVEFSSKIPYASLTFKNVSFIWLLVSYLILGFITWRLQERRKLKFLQ; this comes from the coding sequence ATGACAAAGTCTAAAATTCTTCTTTTTTTCTGTCTTTCCTTTATTGGAGGGATTTTTTTGAATTCGTTTATTTTTATTTCCCAGATTTACTTTCTGGGACTTTTGATTTTGGGACTTTTTTTGATTCCTTTTTTATTATTTTTTAAAAAAAAAGGACTGATGCTAATTGTTCTTTGCTTATTGTTTTTTATTTTAGGAGCTTGGCGTCATCAAGCATTTAGCTTAAAAGCCAAGAATAATGAATTTAAAAATTATATTGAAAAAAAAGAAATTCTTACTTTAACAGGTATTATTGATAGCCAGCCATCTTTGGGAGAAAAGACTACAAAACTAAGATTTCAGCCCCAAAACGTTACGGGTAAAGTTTTAATAACAAAATGGAGATACCCAAAATATAAATATGGAGACAAAGTAAAAATCACAGGAATATTAGAAGAGCCGCAGGTTTTTGAGACTTTTAATTACAAAGAATATTTAGCAAAAGATGGAATCTATGCTGTGATGTATTTTCCAAAGATAGAATTGATTGGGGAAGATTTTGGTAATCCAGTAATGAAAACAATCTTTTCTTTGAAAGATAAACTAAAAGAAAGTGTGAATAAAACAATACCTTCACCTCAAGCTGGACTTTTGGAAGCCTTACTTTTTGGTGATGAAGAAAATATCCCAGAGCATTGGAAAGAAAAATTTAATCTTACCGGCACCAGACATATTGCAGCTGTTTCAGGTATGAATATTACTATTATCTCTTCTTTGATTTTAGGATTTTTATTGTTCTTAGGACTTTGGCGGAATCAGGCATTTTATCTTTCAATAGTTTTAATTTTACTTTATGTTTTATCCATTGGAGCCCCAGCTTCAGCAATTAGAGCAGCTATTATGGGTATTCTTTTTCTAACAGCCCAGCATTTTGGCAGAGTTTCCAGCGGTCAAAGAATAATTGTTTTTTCAGCAGCTGTAATGTTGTTTTTCAATCCTTTGCTTTTAAAATCAGATATTGGGTTCCAGTTATCATTTTTAGCAATATTGGGATTAATTTATTTGCAATCCGTATTTTTAGGTTTTTTTAAAAAAATTCCCAACTTTTTTCAGTTGAGATATTCTTTAGCTTCTACTTTTTCTGCCCAATTCTTTACCCTTCCTGTTTTAATTTATAATTTTGGTCAGATTCCATTAATAGGTCCCTTATCCAATATTTTTATTATTCCTCTTTTACCTTTAATTACTATTTTAGGATTTATCATTGCTTTTTTAGGAGGATTCTTTACTCTCCTAGCCAAAGCTATTTCTTTTTTAGTTTGGCCTCTTTTAACTTATATATTAAAGGTAGTTGAATTTTCTTCAAAGATTCCTTATGCTAGCTTAACTTTTAAAAATGTTTCTTTTATCTGGCTTTTGGTTTCCTATTTAATTTTAGGTTTTATAACTTGGCGATTACAAGAAAGAAGAAAATTGAAGTTTTTGCAATAG
- a CDS encoding trypsin-like peptidase domain-containing protein, producing the protein MVNYQLPKFKLPKLKAPKIKSSGLRKTKLSQILILVILISSFSGFLAGIVSGTYFYQEMVNLLNKLNTEINNIKIVPQNNYLPQVSQEQIIVEVVEKVSPAVVSIIITKDQPVFEKRQVGGGTGFIISEDGMVLTNKHVVLDETAEYTVLTLDNKKFPAEVLARDPIQDIAILRIGQEESAPEEIKPFPKINLGDSDEIKIGQTAIAIGYVLGKYQNAVSVGVVSGLGRTIIASGGGFYETLEDIIQTDAAINMGNSGGPLLNLKGEVIGINTAIDIEGQNIGFAIPINKAKRDIEQVKALGKIVYPFLGVRYILINEDVQRENNLGVDYGAWVVSYQGKPAIFPDSAAEKAGLKERDIILEFNGEKITMENSLAKIIINYNPGDKVSLKILRDNTEKLINATLGEM; encoded by the coding sequence ATGGTTAACTATCAATTACCCAAATTTAAACTGCCAAAATTGAAAGCGCCAAAAATTAAATCTTCAGGGTTGAGAAAAACAAAACTCTCTCAGATTTTAATTTTAGTTATTTTAATTTCCTCTTTTTCTGGTTTTTTGGCGGGAATAGTCTCTGGCACCTATTTTTATCAAGAAATGGTAAATCTTTTGAATAAATTAAATACCGAAATTAATAATATCAAGATAGTTCCCCAAAATAATTATCTTCCCCAGGTTTCCCAAGAACAAATAATAGTTGAGGTTGTTGAGAAAGTTTCTCCTGCCGTTGTCAGTATTATTATCACTAAAGACCAACCAGTGTTTGAAAAAAGACAGGTTGGGGGAGGAACAGGATTTATTATTTCTGAAGATGGAATGGTTTTAACCAATAAACATGTGGTTTTAGATGAAACAGCTGAATATACCGTTTTAACATTAGATAATAAAAAATTTCCGGCTGAAGTTTTAGCAAGAGATCCTATTCAAGATATAGCAATATTGAGGATTGGACAGGAAGAATCTGCTCCAGAAGAAATAAAACCTTTTCCAAAAATAAACCTGGGAGATTCAGATGAAATAAAGATTGGTCAGACGGCAATTGCCATAGGTTATGTTTTAGGGAAATATCAAAATGCAGTTTCAGTTGGTGTTGTTTCTGGTTTAGGCAGAACAATTATAGCTTCAGGCGGAGGGTTTTATGAGACCCTTGAAGATATAATTCAGACAGATGCTGCTATTAACATGGGAAATTCAGGAGGTCCTCTCTTAAATTTAAAAGGCGAAGTAATAGGCATTAATACAGCCATTGATATCGAAGGGCAAAATATTGGCTTTGCTATTCCCATTAATAAAGCAAAGAGAGATATTGAACAGGTTAAAGCTTTAGGTAAAATCGTTTATCCCTTTTTAGGAGTAAGGTACATCTTAATTAATGAAGATGTTCAAAGAGAAAATAATCTTGGGGTTGATTACGGAGCCTGGGTAGTATCATATCAAGGTAAGCCTGCTATTTTTCCAGACTCAGCTGCAGAAAAGGCGGGTTTAAAAGAAAGAGATATAATTTTGGAGTTTAACGGAGAGAAAATTACTATGGAGAATAGTTTAGCAAAAATCATTATAAACTATAATCCGGGGGATAAAGTTTCTTTGAAAATCTTAAGAGACAATACAGAAAAGCTTATTAATGCGACTCTGGGAGAAATGTAA